The genome window CTACTTGGTGCAGTATAGTTTTATAATCCATTTATTTCCTACAAACTAAAAATTTTTAGAAAACTCTTCAAAAAACCTTGAATTTTCATACGCTGTACCTATGCTTATACGCACAGCATTTAGACCATAACTTTGTAAATTTCTTATTATTATACCGTTTTTAAGCAATTTTTCAGATAAATCTGTACTATTTTTTTTATCAAAAAAATATGTGATAAAATTTGTATAACTTGGTATATATTTGATTTGATATTTTTGAGCAAAATCTTCATATAATCGCATTTGTGAAAAATTATTCTCTAAGGTTTTTTGTACAAACTCATCATCATTAAGCGCAGCAACAGCGGCCTTTAAACTTAAATTCGTTACATTAAAAGGTGCTCTTAGTTTACAAAATACATCAATAATCTCTTTGCAAGCTATACCATAACCCACTCTCATACCGCCTAAACCATAAAGCTTTGAAAAAGTTCCTAGGTATATAGTATTTTGAAATTTATTAATTAATTCTTTAGGATCAATACGCTTTTTATCATCTTTAAATGCAGCAAATTCATTATATGCCCCATCAATTGCTACCAAACAATCATCATCAATATTTTCTAAAAATTCAAAAACTGCATTTGCATCTAGACATTCTCCTAAAGGATTATTTGGTAAACATAAAAAAATCACTTTTATTTCATTTTTATGTTTTTGGTATAGCTCACCAAGCTCGTTTAAATCATGGGTTAAACTTGGAGTTTTATACACTTTAACCCCTAATTGTTTCGCATAAATTTCATACATAGCAAAACTAACCCCACATTGCAAATATGCTTTAGAATGATCTAATTTTGCATGCACAATGTATTCTATGATTTGATCGCTTCCACTGCCTATAATGATGTTTTCATTTAAGATGTTGTAACGTTTTGCCAAGGCTTGTTTTAACTCACTCATAGTATCATCAGGATATAAATAAGCCAAGTGCGCATGATCTATAATAGCCCTTTTAGCCTTAGGACTAACCCCATAGGGATTTTCATTACTAGCTAGCTTAATCACCTCATTTAAGCCATATTCTTTAGCGATTAAA of Campylobacter sp. 2014D-0216 contains these proteins:
- the hisC gene encoding histidinol-phosphate transaminase, which gives rise to MQFNPFLKAIKTYESGKDIDLIAKEYGLNEVIKLASNENPYGVSPKAKRAIIDHAHLAYLYPDDTMSELKQALAKRYNILNENIIIGSGSDQIIEYIVHAKLDHSKAYLQCGVSFAMYEIYAKQLGVKVYKTPSLTHDLNELGELYQKHKNEIKVIFLCLPNNPLGECLDANAVFEFLENIDDDCLVAIDGAYNEFAAFKDDKKRIDPKELINKFQNTIYLGTFSKLYGLGGMRVGYGIACKEIIDVFCKLRAPFNVTNLSLKAAVAALNDDEFVQKTLENNFSQMRLYEDFAQKYQIKYIPSYTNFITYFFDKKNSTDLSEKLLKNGIIIRNLQSYGLNAVRISIGTAYENSRFFEEFSKNF